The genomic window CCAGTGCAATCAGCAGCGTCAGCGCGACACAGGCGCGAAGGAACCACTCGCGGCGCGGGACGCATACCGCCACAGCGAGCAGCAGCAGCGAGGTGTAGCCGATGCACTGCAGGATGTCCCAGCCAAACAGGCGGCGCAGGGCAGTCTCCGGGGAGGTGAGTGTGCGGCTCAACGCGGTGGTGGGAACATGCAGCAGGTACGCGACGAATAGCACTTCGGCCAGACGCGCGAGGCGGCTGCGTACGGCGTCCGTCCAGCCGGGGAACTGCTCCCAGCGCGCGAACGCCACCATGCCGAATGACAAGCCCGCCGCGAAGAGAAAGCCGGGCGCTGGCAGATTGAATGTTACGTTGTGCCAGTGATGAATGGGCCGGGCGCTGGAGCCAAGATGCACCACGGCATCCGTTACATGCGCGTCGAACATAAAGAACACGGCCAACCCGCGAAACACATCCAGATAAACGAGGCGCTGCGCGGATGGGCTTGCTGTAGGAGTAGAGGTTCGTTGCACGTTAGCGAGAGCGCCAAACCAATTCAGCATGAAAAATGTAACCAACCTGTAATATTTGCGTAATGTTATAGAAAACTTAACTTAATACACTGTTCTCTTGTAAGTAACAATCAAAGGCCCGCGCGCCCCAGCAAGCAGCATACGCAGCGCGTACATTATGGAGGAAACAGCGTGAATCGCATCAAAATTTTCGTGCTACTAGTAATAATCAGCAACCTGACGGCCGGTGCCGCGGAGACTTCTGACGAAGTTCGCGGGCGGTTGGACCAGCTTCGCGGCGAGGTTGCGCGACTGAGCTCAGTCGTGGAGGAGCAGGGCCGTGAGATCGAGATGCAAAGAGCGCTTCTTGTCGAACAGCAACGGGAGCAGAAAAAAAACTTTGCCGCGCAGCAGGCGGCGATTAACGCGGTAATGCAGGAGCTGGCAGCGCCGCGTGTCCCCGCGATAGGCATGGCCTCGGCTGGTTCTGGCGCTGGCTACACATTGAGCGCCCCGGCGGCGTTCACTACTGCTGGCACTCCGGCAACGGCGACTGCACAGGTGACGGGACAGGGAGCAGGAGAAGGCGGCGACCTGAGTGGTCGCGTCCAGCTAGTCGAGAAAAATCTGGCCGACACGCGCAAGGCCCTGGAAGACCGCATGCGTGGCTTCGGGCCGTTCAGCTTCAGCGGCGACTTCCGATATCGCCATGAGCCGTTCTTCGGCGGTGGACCCAGCGACGGTGATTCCCTGCCCGACCGCTTCCGCAATCGCCTGCGCCTGCGCATCAACGCCACCACGCGTTTCGACGATGAGTTCTCCGGCGGCATCATGCTGGCCAGCGGCATCGGCGGCAATCCAGTTTCTGCCAATCAGGACTTGACCGGCTACTTCACCGAGAAACCGTTTTCCATCGACAAGGCCTTCGTCAGCTACAATCCGCGCTGGATGAAGCCGCTGCGCATCACCGCCGGCAAGTGGGCCTACACGTTCCAACGCACGCAGATGATGTGGGACAACGATCTGAATCCCGAGGGCGTCACTGAGGCACTCACCTTCAACTGGAAGGACTCGCCATTGCAGCGCCTGGAGCTGATCGGGTTTCAGACCGTAATGCTGGAGTCTGGTTCCGGGCCGGACACATCGCTGCTCGGCTGGCAGGCCCGCACGGAATGGGGACTGGGCTCGCGCGTGAAGTTGGGCGCCGCGATGACTTTCTTCGATTACAACAATGAAGCCTCGCTGGCCTCGAACGTCAACCAGGGCAACGGATCGTACGATGCCGGACAGCCGACCGGCTTGGGCGGCAATTACGGATTCGGCGGCAGCGCGCTGACCAACTCCTTTGGAACAATTAACGGCGTGCGCACGCTGGCGTCGAAGTACGGCATCCTCGACGTCATCGCGCGCCTGGACATTAATACCGGAACGGCGCGCTGGCCGCTGATGATCGAGGGCGACTTTGCGCAGAACACGCGCGCCTGCCAGAATCTCGGCGCGTTCGCCCGAGCGGGCGCGGCGACGCCAGCCTGCAATGCGCGGGATCGTCAGGCGTATTGGGTGGAGACGATTTTAGGCCGTAATCAGGACAAAGGCGATTTCGCGCTGGGGTATACTTTTGCCCGCATCGAGCGCGACTCGCTGCTCTCCAACTTCAACTTCAGCAACTTCCGCCAAGGCACCAACCACGCCAGCCATCGCGCCGAGATCGTCTACAGCGTGAACCGCAACGTAACCGGAACCGCGCGCGCGATCATCGGGCGGCAGCTCGGCACCGTGCCGGGAGCGGCGGCGGGGACGCGCGTCGTCGAGCGCAATCTAACTCGTCTGCAATTCGACCTGATTTATCGGTATTAGGCGCAATTAGGCCCATTTTCCGGATGCTGCAGACTGATCCGAGCCGCGACACTGAACGCCATCAATATGGCGTTCAGTGTCGCGGCTCGGATATACCAACTGTGAAAATGCTCACAAAGCAATGCCTTCATGCGCATTCGCGGGGGAAGTGCCAGCGTTTGTACACCCCAACCGAGGCTTAAAACCCCGCAACCGAGGCCCATGCGAACCGATATCTGAAGGGAGAGTTAACTAGGAAAAGGATTGTAATGAACTTGCCGATCAATCTCGCGCTGCAGAAGATACCTATCTTCAACAGCTTGTTAGCAGAGCCATTGGATGCTTTGTCGGAAATCGGTCGCCACGAGGTTATTCCGGAAAACACCACAGTCTTCTCCGAGGGAGACTCGCCGGAAGCTCTATATTTGATCCTCTCGGGCAGGGTTCAGGTATTGAAGAAGGGCCAAGACGGGAAAAATGCCCGGCTGGCAATACTGCAAACCGCCGATTTTTTTGGAGAATTGGCTTTGGTGGACGGCGCACCGCGGTCCGCGACTGTACAAACGATTGAGCCCTGCGAACTCTTTGTCATCCAGCGCCGACATTTCCTGGAGATGCTCTCGCAGACACCTCGCCTGATCCCGGCGGTCTTTGCCAGCGTCATCGACAAGATACATAATTTCAACAAACAGTTCCTGCTGGAGTTGCTGGAAAATCAGACCCTGCGCGATGAGATGGCCCGCGAATGCTATCGCTCGATTTCGCTGATCGCCGCCGCAGCGAACGAGGCCTCCAGCACCAACCAGGCCTTGCAACTGGTGCTCGACAGGCTAACCGGGTATATCCACTGGCCTGTGGGGCATGTCTACATGGCCGATGAGCAGAATGGTGAGGGGCTGTTCTCCTCGGGAGTCTGGTTTCTCGATGATGAGGCGCGATTCGGACAGTTTCGCCATCTCAGCGAGATGATCCGTTATACCCCGGGAGTAGGCATTCCAGGCCGCATTCTGTTGCATGGCAAGCCCATCTGGGGGGAGGACCTGTCCCGCGAAATGAATTGCCAGCGAGCGGGCGCGGCACTCCAGGCAGGATTGAAATCCGGCTTTGCCTTTCCAGTTACCGTCAACAAGCGTGTCGTGGCGGTGTTGGAATTGTTTTCAGACGAGGTCCGGGAACCGGACCGTTTGCTCCTGGAAGCAACCGAGCAGATTGGCGCGCAACTCGGACGCGCCATTGAGCGCAAACTGCTACAGGAAAAACTCACGCACAACGCGTTTCACGATCCATTGACCGACCTGCCCAATCGTGCCCTGTTTCTCGACCACATGGCCATGTCCATCGGTCGAGCCAAGCGAGATCGGGATTATCTTTACGCGGTGCTCTTCGTCGATCTGGACCGGTTCAAGCTGATCAACGATAGCCTGGGCCATCAGGCCGGCGATGAACTGCTCAAGGAAACCGCTCGCCGCCTGCGTGCCTGTGTGCGTACTACGGACACGGTCGCCCGTCTGGGCGGAGATGAATTCGGCCTGCTGCTGGACGACCTGCCACAACTGAGCCATGTACCCCGCGCCATTGAGCGCATCCGGACGGAGATGCAGCGGCCCATCCTGCTGGCATCCGGAGAAGTGTTCACCAACGCCAGCATCGGCGTCTCGCTCTCGTCGGCGAACTATGACGACACCAACACCGCGCTGCGCGACGCCGACACCGCCATGTATCGGGCAAAATCTAAAGGCCCCGGCAACTACGCGGTTTTTGATCCCAGCATGCATGAGTCCGCCGTGAAGCGTCTGCGGATCGATAACGATCTGCGCCGCGCTCTGGAGCGCAACGAGCTTCGCCTCTTATATCAACCGATCGTGATGGTGGATACCGCCAGCCCCGTGGGATTTGAGGCGCTGGTGCGCTGGCAGCATCCCACGCTGGGACTGCTCGGCCCCATGGAGTTTCTGCCCATCGCGGAGGACACGGACCTCATCATGCCCCTCACGGAGTGGGTGCTGGAGACGGGCTGCCGTCAGGCCAAGGAATGGAACGAAAGTTTTCGCACGCCTGTGCCCATCAGCGTCAGCATGAATCTGGCGCCGAAGTTTTTTGTGCGCCGCGACCTGTACGAAGTCATGCGGAACTATCTTTCGCAGCTCAACATTGATCCATCTTGTCTGAAACTGGAGATCACCGAGGGTCAGATCATGGAGGATCCCCCGGCCGTGGCCCGCATGTTGGAGCGGCTGGCGGACCTGGGAGTGCGCGTCCACATCGACGATTTTGGGACCGGCTACTCCTCGCTCGGCTATCTATCCACGCTGCGCGCCGATGGCCTGAAGATCGACCGTTGCTTCGTCTCCAAGATCGGTACCGAGGAACGCAACAACGCCATCATTCGCTCGATTGTCTCGCTCGGTGAGCACCTGGGCATGGACGTGATCGCCGAAGGCGTGGAGACCGAGGAGCAACGCGCCTATCTGGTCAGCGTGCACTGCAAGCACGCCCAGGGCTACCTCTTCGCCCGCCCCATGGAGGTCTCTGCCGCGACGCGCTTCCTGGAGCAGGGCCTATTCCCCGGCATGAATGAGCAATTCCCGGTAACGGAATTCATCGGCCTCCAGATCATCAACACTTAGACCGTCATTTTGGATGGTGCACATGATGCGCGGACCTTTTCCCGGCGCGCCGGGACGCGCTAACCTTCACGCCGCTCGATCAGTTCCTGTTTGGATCGAAAATTTGGTGGACCTGAGGGGGATCGAACCCCTGACCTTCCCGGCGCGCCGGGACGCGCTAACCTTCACGCCGCTCGACCAGTTCCTGTTTGGATCGAAAATTTGGTGGACCTGAGGGGGATCGAACCCCTGACCTCTTCCATGCCATGGAAGCGCGCTCCCAGCTGCGCCACAGGCCCACTTGTGTATGTGTATTCATTGTAAGCGGCGCGGGCAGAGGGTGTCAAACTCCACTGCCGGGCTACAACGCCTGACAACCACCATCCGGCAATAGTGTAAACTGAAAATTAATGTCCGATCTGAGCACCCGCGACCCGTATTCTCCGCCGCTCCCGAAGCCCTACGTCTACTCGCCCGAGCCCTACCGCTACCCGAGCTACAGCGATACAACGCTACCCGTGCCGCCAAAGCCAAAGTACTGGCTGCACATCCT from Acidobacteriota bacterium includes these protein-coding regions:
- a CDS encoding EAL domain-containing protein, producing MNLPINLALQKIPIFNSLLAEPLDALSEIGRHEVIPENTTVFSEGDSPEALYLILSGRVQVLKKGQDGKNARLAILQTADFFGELALVDGAPRSATVQTIEPCELFVIQRRHFLEMLSQTPRLIPAVFASVIDKIHNFNKQFLLELLENQTLRDEMARECYRSISLIAAAANEASSTNQALQLVLDRLTGYIHWPVGHVYMADEQNGEGLFSSGVWFLDDEARFGQFRHLSEMIRYTPGVGIPGRILLHGKPIWGEDLSREMNCQRAGAALQAGLKSGFAFPVTVNKRVVAVLELFSDEVREPDRLLLEATEQIGAQLGRAIERKLLQEKLTHNAFHDPLTDLPNRALFLDHMAMSIGRAKRDRDYLYAVLFVDLDRFKLINDSLGHQAGDELLKETARRLRACVRTTDTVARLGGDEFGLLLDDLPQLSHVPRAIERIRTEMQRPILLASGEVFTNASIGVSLSSANYDDTNTALRDADTAMYRAKSKGPGNYAVFDPSMHESAVKRLRIDNDLRRALERNELRLLYQPIVMVDTASPVGFEALVRWQHPTLGLLGPMEFLPIAEDTDLIMPLTEWVLETGCRQAKEWNESFRTPVPISVSMNLAPKFFVRRDLYEVMRNYLSQLNIDPSCLKLEITEGQIMEDPPAVARMLERLADLGVRVHIDDFGTGYSSLGYLSTLRADGLKIDRCFVSKIGTEERNNAIIRSIVSLGEHLGMDVIAEGVETEEQRAYLVSVHCKHAQGYLFARPMEVSAATRFLEQGLFPGMNEQFPVTEFIGLQIINT